From the Antennarius striatus isolate MH-2024 chromosome 15, ASM4005453v1, whole genome shotgun sequence genome, the window cagaataaaagaatgaagaGTTCAAGACCATGTGGGATATTATGAAAGCCAGTCAGCAAACCAGTCTGCACTCATGACCCAGATATATCtccatacacatacacacatgcatgcacgctcgcacgcacacacacacatatatatatacacatatacacatatatatatatatatatatatatatatatatatatatgtgtgtgtgtgtgtgtgtgtatgtgtgtgtgtgtgtgtgtgtctgtgtgtgtgtctgtgtgtgtgtgtgtgttgaatgtttttgaagtttATTCAGTTCTACCTTTTTGGGGGGGCAGTACAGATATTTGAACTCTTCCGAGGTTGTAAACACAATGACAGTCATTAAAGTTACACATTAACTGTtgagtcaaaatattttttatgggTAATCAAAGCCACTGAACATACAAGTGGCTTTGGCTTGCCTAATGGGGCATCGTGTGAGTCATCAGCGTTATTATCAGGTTTCACTTGACCAATGGTGTGAACAGTCGTGAACCTCTGTGGGAACAGATGCTGACTGCATTGGATTATGGTAGGAGATAGCGGCTTAGACCAGACCACTGTCTAGACATGATCTTCTCAGTGGACTGCCAGGGTTATTGGTATCCCAATGGATTACAGTAAATCAGATTAAAAGTGAAGTTATAACTCACACAAGAAATAAATTCTCGCCACATCTAAATTATGCAAACCTGTGGTGAAAATAGAGAGAAGCATTTTTTCTCACTAATGGTATAATACAATATGAGGGAATCCCTGCATAATTTGTCTTAATTGGGTTGATTTCTGCCTACTTCTGCTTCAAACTACTGTCTTACACTTTGATCCCATTGGGCTGCGGTTTTTTGTGGAATCAAGTCATTCATGTAAGTGCCTGTTGCATTCAAGCAAGCATTTAAatcagtttgggtttttttgcttaCCGTCTGGTTGTCCTCATAGAGTTTGAGGTCATAGCCACTTAGCTCGACGCAGAAAATGATTGCTGTCACACCCTCAAAGCAATGGATCCACTTCTTTCTTTCAGAACGCTGTCCACCCACATCTACCATCTTGAATGTGAGCTCTTTGAAGGTGAATTTGTTCTCCACTATTCCGGTGGTCATGTCGCGCGATCGCAGGATGTCCTCTACAGTAGGGATATACTCTACTGCAGAGATGCGGTCCAGGTCATTCAGGTAGTAGGCAGTGTTGTCCTCTAGGTGGTACTCGTTAGATCGTTGAAAGCACTCCTGCACCCCTGAGTCAGCCCACAGACGTTTCATGACCCCCAGCAGCTCCGGAGTGATCTCCCCCTTGCTCTCTGCTGGTCCTGTGAGGGCAAAGAGCTGCACGGCGTCATAAGCTCGATCAGGATTGTGAAAGTCAATCTTGAGAGTCGTGAGGGCGCGGATGATTCGGGTGAGCGAGTCAATGGCGTTATATAGAATGAGGGGCTTGTACTCTTTGCAGGCCTCCAAATTGAAGCCCCCGCTGTGGATGATCTTCATCTGTTTGACTATGGTGCTCTTGCCAGAGTTGCTGGTGCCCAATAAGAGCAGTTTAATCTCACGCCGCTGCCGTTGACTCTCCGACCGCAAGTGGCGGTCGATTCGTCGAGAGCGCCGTGCAGCTTCCTTCTCCTCCGAGCTCTGACGACATCCCATGGTCCTCCACCACGTGGTGAGCGCAAAGGAACTCGTGCTGCTGCTTGATGGGAAAGCAAATTAGAATGAAGAGGTTGCCCAAGAAGGAGACGCTGGGGGGGAGTCGGGGAGCGTTTCCACCAAAGTTTTGACACTTGCTGGGAAGAGAGGAAGGCAAAACCTCAATAACTTATCAGTTTAGTAATAGACAGGAGAGCCACCAAACAGAGGAATGACTCAGGAGAATTTCATTCTCTTTTCTCCAGAGCAGTCTGTGAGTCGTGTGTGGGTAGAGCCCAGACTTGTGGGATCCCCACACAGCACGTGGCACTAAGGTTGGACTGCCAGCTGAAGCCACGGGAGCTGGGGTTCATAGCAGGGGAGGCCCCTGAGGAAATGCTTTGGAGGCAGGCTTGGGGAATATATGTCAGTAGAGAAAGCGTTTGGGCTTGATGTGCGCAAATAGCAAAAATCCCTCACTCTTCTCCCACATGGCTCTTGTGATGTCTTGTCTGGCTTCTGCTACCATCCACTGCAGTTCTATATCTAGGTTGATCTTCTTGATAAAGTCTTTCCTTGTCTTCAGTTTTTGTGATAGTTCCTGACAGCTGAAGGCTTCACAATCTGCCAACACACAAGATAGGGAGGAAACATGAATATCAGGTTAAGAGGATTTTAAGTTGGCTAGTTTGGTATCACTGTAGCTGAAAAAAGTGTCATGTACTGATATGAAATGATACCAGTAAGCATCTAGCATTGCTATTTGCTTCTGCTACATCTTTTGCTAATATAGGTAAAGTGACAAATTGACAGGTTTTATCTCACACGCTAATTTTTGACACAGGAGCCTTTTGAGAGAAACAAGCTGCTTCCAGTTACGCATCAACATAACAGCAATAGCAGGCGAACTCTGTctacaaagacagaaataaagcaTGTCTACTTCCAGACGTTCTGAACTATTACTTCAATAAAAATTGGGAAAACCAACAATATGCTCTAATTTCACTCACCAGTGCATTCACTGCAAGGAAAGTGTTTGCTAATCTGCACACTTTACATTCAGTCACTGCCATGCTAACCTGTGTACACTGCTTCTTCACATTTCTGCTCCACATGGTTACACAACCCAGCCCTCTCTGTCTGCAGTCCTGTGCTGCCATAGACTACAAGCCAAAGTAGATCTTTATCTGCCACACCTACCCATTTAACAccaacacacatgcatggagTCATTACACTCACTATCTACATCAAACATGCCATAGAAAcatgcagggggaaaaaaaaacataaactcAGTGGAAAGAAAGTGACACTGGATTAACATAATGAATGTGTTTCCCTGTCACCAGTAGAATCCTCTACTATTCATACAACAGCCTATTTATGATCACAGTACAACATAAGCTAGCTGGTGCTTTTCGTACTTTCTTACAACTGTAAAACCTCTTATTTTTACCAAGATATGTTTATCCTTAATATTCCACCGCATAATCataaaataagacaaacatTTTCGGGAATATTTTTGCTTTGATATATTGAGTCTTTATATCGTCATACAATAACGAAGCAAGTACTGACTTATAGAAATGTGTTCAATATAAAGTATAATCTTGTGTGATAAATTTGAAGTTAAAAAGAATACAGAGCACCGAATGCATGTGGGATTGTAGAATAAATACTGACTAATAAATGTGAATTCATACCGTGGCCTAGTTTTGTTAGCAAAACTATATtctgcaaagagagagagaaatagagagaaatCATTTCACAGAGGTGAGTGAGGTCCACTCTTCAAATGACTGAGAGGACAAACAGAGCAGAACAAAGCCATAACAAAGAgccacaacacaaacagactgTTGAGCATTGTTTCCTGGCTCCATGCACCTGACTACCTTCAAATGGAAGAGCCAGCCAAACCAGTTACCGCACAACTCTTGATTTTTAGAGCTTTGGGTAATGTCTTTTCAATTTTGTGGCGCAGTAATGTGCAGCACTTgcattttcacactttttttgaAGATATACCACTGAAGATATCTGCTGATGAAGTAGTGTGTGAAATCAGTAACAGCACATTAAAGCTGCATTAATAATTATCCGTATGTAATTACACTGCATCCTAATAAATAAAGCATAACGCAAGATAAAATGCCTTAAAGTTGAGCAAAAAATATACCGAAATTATTTACGGAATTGCTTACTGAGGGAAACATGCTTACCTGTAACAAATACACATGCAAACCCAACTTTAAGTTAGAATGTCCATGAATGtgagcaacaacaaacatgagaataaaattcaaaactCAGAACAAATAACTGAGACCCAACAAAATTATAATGTGTTCCTccgtgtgtgtttctctgagaGGAGTGCTTACACGATGCTTGTGGTTTCACACAATTGGCTGTTGTGCAAAAAAAGGCATGTCACTTTAAGAGCAAGTGGGTGGAGGTAGAACCATGGGGGGCCATACAGAGTCTTGATATATCATGCCTGGTGAAGTAATGTGATATCCAAGAGATATCCAAGAGACTGAGCCACTCTCCTGTCCTTTCTTCACTATTTCTGATGCTCACTGTCAATCAGCACCCCCTCCATCACCCTCCCGCTCTCACCGTCCTGTTATCAATTTACAGCGCTGCAAATAATTACACCCTTTATTAAAGAGAATTGCATTTCTGTTGTTTGACAGTTTCTTCTTTCCTGCTGCAGTTGAATCCATAAAAACAAAGTGAAGCTTACAGGCTATGTGGTTCAAGCTGCACTGCATACACGCAATATTCACATGTTACGCCTCATTCTCTTCAAAGGGCATCTCACACACCCTCCCAATTGGCTGGGTATTTAAGCAGTAACAATTTCCCATCTCTCCCTGCGCCTGTcaatgctgctgctgcccttCATGGGATCTGCCGTCTGTGTTATCAATCACGTTGCCACATCAGCATCCACCTCGAGGCTCCAGTCGAGGGGTTCATAACGTTTGCCCATCACTCCCTGATGCCTCTGTCTTAGCAAATTTGTAGGGAACATTTAAGGTCATTGTGTTTATGCAGAGCTCAGACTATCAGTGTTCTGATGTTGTGATAATAAACAAACTCAAACTGACGAGTTTGAGTTTAATTgctatatttttgaaaatgcaattaAATTAGTGGGTCGAGTAACATGAGCTTCTGTTATCAGTTTAAACCTTAATTCTTCACTcagaaaaacaatatatttacagtaaaaatgtattttctgtaacTGAAAGTTTGAATGCATTCACAGTTATTAATTACTAGGAGAGTGCACTGTTTTAACACTGCACCAATGTCCCCGCCAAATTATGTAATACTATACTTGAAAACCTACTCTTACGATTTATAATTATGtcacaaatatatttatttataatcaaCACAAATATAATTTTGCACAATGTTGAAAACCTATCCATCATTCATCCGGACTGAACCTCTTACCCTCACTTATTCAACACAAATGCgtgaaaatcatttttgtgattCTCTGAAAACCTGCTTATATTTACGGTCTCAAAATGCTGTAGTATCCATACTGCACTTGTAGTTCGCAGCATAACTTTTCACAATCTGTACAACAGAAGTAAACAGCATGTCCTGTTCAAGcatagctgttagctgttattGACATTAACCACAGCATGAAAAAACAGCTGTGTGCAAAGCGGGGTCATATCACTGCAGAGCTCCCTCAAAATGTTATCAGCTAATATCTGTTGACATTTAATACCCGAAACACTTTATTAGACCTATATATTGCAGTcagacaaaaaatgtaaataaatagataactTGGTTGTTCTGCCTTTGTGTATCCATTTGGTATTGGTGCAGAATGTCCCCCCGCTGCTGAAGAGGCATgatgcaaattaaattaaagcacACATGAAGCAGATGATGCTCTTACGTAGTGGCATAATGTGAGACTGACTGATGCTTTAGAGTGCTGCCGGTGCTCAGGTGGATATGAGATGAGGGacaacaaaagcagaaaatccATTTTTTATGAATGAGAATCAAATGAACGTGAAtttacaacaaaaattaaaaggcGAAGGTGAGTATTCGGTCATCTTGTAAAGATTTTGTGAATTTGGTATGCAGGAAAAGTATTGTACATAACCTCTTTCAATCATAAATTGTTGTTTTAAGCAGCAGCAGTCATcatgtttctgtatttttaaaagccAGTACCAATCCCTCAGAAGTCACTATACTGtagaagaaatattttaaacaaactCTGAAAAGCAACTTCTTACGAGTTGGCATTGACACTGACACTCAGTGTATCTGTTAGAAATAAACagaaaggtgtgtgtgcttTATATATTGAATATTCAGAACAGTATTGTGCAAAACTACTTTGAGTACTTGATAATTACTATTCATTTTCCCCTGGGGTCAAGAGCGTCGCTGAACTTCAAGTAGTACCATTGTGCACATATGTTATGACAAACGTTCTAATGTATCGATTGTCATTGCGCCTCCATTAAAACAACTAACAGTGCTGAACATTCACTCATTAAAACAAGAAGATGTGCTTACTGATCAACCAACCATTTTCCTGTCTCGTCCAAAAGAAGTTGTCTTAGTTGCTTGTAAactccttcctgctgctgctgctcctcctcccaacccaatgcacacacacacacaaacacacacacacacacacacacacacacacacacacacacatgcactatACACTAACACCAATACCCTCGCCTTGCTGCATTACAATCAAACATTAGTGGAAGACATAAGGCTGTCTGGTCAGTCTTCATATAAAGTTTCTGGAATCTAgccgttgttttttttacgataccttttacaaaaatatcaaaaagtgAGGAAATGACACAGGATCTGAGATCAAGATCTGCTGGTATCAAGATAAAGCagtcacagtgaaacagttACTTCTGCACTATATCTATCGGTCAACCactatatgtgtatgtatatatgtactatATGTAGTTCTTCagttttaaaatacagtttttatcCATTTTCATCTTTAGATGAAAATGAAGATTCTGCAGTAACAGACGAAGAAATATAGAGAGTAAAACAGCATAGTGAAATACCTGGAACAGAATGGTGCACGTGCCAATAAATCCTCCAAGAGAGACAAGAGGCTCTGCTGGAAAAATGTTATTAATTTATGCAATGCCACAGAGGCAATGAGCAAGCAATGCTTGACTACTTGACTACTGTTGTCTTCAACAACTCGAGCCAGCAAAACATGTGTTGATAATAATTTCCCAAAACTCGCCATGATCATGTGAAGTATCCTGAAATAAGGCTCTTGATCCTGTCTCTAAATGGAGGTTTGGGTGACATTTGTCGGTTTGTGTAGATCATTTAGAGCTGTGTTAATGTTTGTGAACGATAGTGGCACTGCACACCTGCTGAAAGTTTAACGTGTTCATTACCATGAAACAAATTCCTACTCCATTAAAGACACTGTTGACTGTTCAAACAGACACGCTGTGCCTGCAGGGAAAGTCAACAAAGGTGGAAGAACGTATGttcacttattttttattttcagttttcatattttgatCTTTTATTGTGGTGACACTGAACACTGCAGTAAATACAGATTGGGACTTGACATGTGTATCACCTACAAACAACTTAAAGCTCACTTAAACTGAAATAAGTAcacaagatcagacagaaacGGGAGTTGGAAATGAGAGTAGTTAAGTTATCCCAATGTATTAACAACCATATAGTACATCATAAAATGCATATAGATTAATCCATAAAGATCGGAGACATCAAGCGATCTTAATCAAACAATCAACATaatg encodes:
- the gnaz gene encoding guanine nucleotide-binding protein G(z) subunit alpha; this translates as MGCRQSSEEKEAARRSRRIDRHLRSESQRQRREIKLLLLGTSNSGKSTIVKQMKIIHSGGFNLEACKEYKPLILYNAIDSLTRIIRALTTLKIDFHNPDRAYDAVQLFALTGPAESKGEITPELLGVMKRLWADSGVQECFQRSNEYHLEDNTAYYLNDLDRISAVEYIPTVEDILRSRDMTTGIVENKFTFKELTFKMVDVGGQRSERKKWIHCFEGVTAIIFCVELSGYDLKLYEDNQTSRMAESLRLFDSICNNNWFTNTSLILFLNKKDLLAEKIKRIPLTVCFPDYKGQNTYEEAAVYVQRQFEDLNRNKETKEIYSHFTCATDTSNIQFVFDAVTDVIIQNNLKYIGLC